The Silene latifolia isolate original U9 population chromosome Y, ASM4854445v1, whole genome shotgun sequence sequence aaaaaaaaagtataaaccAGACAAACCTGAGGCTTCACTTCGACGATGTACTGGCCACTTTTCACTGAAACAGGCTCATTGGCTAACACACTTTCTAAATGATCTAACATCTCCTTTGCTTGGCACGAACCAAAACCTGGGTCTGCATCTCTATGATGCCAAACCAAAGCACTCTCTTTTGTTTCGATGTAAGAACCATCTGTTGCTTCTGTATATAGTTTCATCACAGGTTCAGCTATCTGTACCCATCCAAAATCGCAATTTTGACCACAAATTTCCCACTCGCTCTCAGCAGACCATCTGACCAAATATCAAGTTACGTGTATAAGTAAAAGATACAACAAAAATACTCTCCATCCCAATCACATGGCAACACAAAGATAGTTAGCTTTGACCACTATTTTCTCAAAATATACCGTAATTACAACTTTTACATAAGGTGACATGAAAATACTCATTTTGCTAAatcacatgtgacaaatttgacattGTACGATCCCATACTTTTTGGAGACACTAATAGCCAAAGTTGATCATCAAACTCAAAAGGGGACAGTGTACTAGGAAGTAGTAGTATAACTAAACAAGTATAGTTAGCATGGTTAGTACCTCATGAAGTATCCATGTTCAGCTGCAATGCCGACCTCCGAGCAAGGTGAAAACCATTTACCTAAGCTATCCCTTCCTCTTCCACTGACAATAAAAACAGTGTTTTTGGGGTCCTCAGAAAGTAAGTGGATAATTCTCATCACCTCTGGACTAGGTGTCTTATTTATGGATGTCTGAGGCATCATGGTTCCGTCATAATCGAGTAGTATGGCTCTACTTTTGGACCTGGAGAATGCAGAGACAATGGCATCGATGGTCAACTTTCTGAAATTAGGATCCAGTGCTACTACCCTAAAACCAAATCCCAAACCAATTCCCCAGCAACGTCGTCTGAAGTGGTCTCTACAGGTCCTCTCCAAATCTTGGAAAAAGCTTCTTGCCCAAAAAGCAACATCATGTGAGCTAACGTATTTATAATGTTTGTCATGCCGCAACTGCTTCTCAGCATCATTCATGGATATAGCCTCATTCATTGCCTCCGCTGTTGCCTCAACGTTCCATGGGTTTATCCGAATAGCACCACTAAGAGAAGGAGAACACCCTATAAATTCTGATACAACCAACATGCTCTTCTTGGGCTTACTAGATGATAAGCCATAGTCGGATTCAGAGACTCCTTGCCTGCATACTATATACTCGTATGGAGTGAGATTCATTCCATCTCTGACAGCAGTGACAACTACACACTCGGCAGCAGTGTAATACGCAACCCTTTCACTCAAAGACAGAGGCCTGTCAATGAAAACTATCGGTTCATAACCAGGGCGCCCAAATGTTTCATTAATTCTCTTACAGCTATCCTGGATTTCAGCTTGAATCTCCTCAAGATCCTTGCCTTTTCCTCTGGCAGGATTTGCAATTTGAATCAAAACTGCTTTTCCCTGCCATTTGGGATGAAGCTTGAGCATTTGTTCCATAGCCAAAAGTTTCAGATTCACACCCTTAAAAATATCCATATCATCCACCCCAAGCAAAACAGTCTTCCCTTCGAATTGTTGTTTAAGCTCCTGCACCCTCCATTCTTTATCAGCAAGCCTCAGAACAGACTCAATCTGCCCCATATGAATTCCCACTGGCATTATCTTTATTCCGACAGTCCTTCCATAGTATTCTAAACCAATATATCCCCTCTTCGATTTATATTCCAGACCCAACATTCGACTACAACAAGAAAGGAAATGACGAGCATAATCAAAGGTATGAAATCCAATAAGATCCGCATTCAACAACGCCTTGAGTATCTCCTCCCTCACAGGCAAAGTCCTGTATATCTCTGAAGAAGGAAATGGGCTATGAAGGAAAAATCCCATCCTTAATTTGATGAATCGCCTCCTCAAGAAAGTTGGTAGCACCATCAAATGGTAATCATGAATCCAGACATAATCATCCTCAGGATTTATCACTTCAATCACCCTCTGGGAGAATATCTTATTGGCAGCCACATAAGCTTCCCATAAAGAGCGGTCAAATCGAGTACCATGGCTAGCTGAATAGGGTAACATATAATGAAAAAGGGGCCATAGATGATGCTTGCAGAAGCCATGATAGAATTTCGTATGAATATCATTAGGCAGGAAAGCAGGGACACATTTAAACTTCTCCAGCAAGATCTGTGATACATCATCTTGTTCATCCAAATCTACTTCCACATTCAAAGATCCAACATAGATAACCTCCATGTCCTCAGGCAACCCATGCTTCACATGCAAAAGCAACGAGTCCTCATCCCAACTAAAACTCCAACCCCTATTATCTGGCCTTCTCTTTGCTCTTACTGGGAGTTGATTAGATACCATGATTATACGATCCTGTATAATTGATGATGGCACATCTGATGAAACACTATTAGCTTGATCATCATCAAGCTCGGATATCACTCCCcgcaacaatgtcatcactcttGGGAGCCGTTTTTTCTCCCGTCCCATCACTGGGAAGTTACCCGATGCTAAATCTAATAGATTGGTATAAGATCTGGACATCATCTTGTCAAGCTTCTTTCTCTTCTCAACCAATAACTGTTGTTTCGTCCTCCCAAAAACGCTCAATGCACAAATTAACTAGACCAATGTTTATTCTCTTACACACCACTATACTCTCATTATTCACCTCCGAATTTCTTAGCCATGTGACATGAGGATAGATAAAGCAAATGTCCTGCCTGAATGCATACACCTTATGTTCTCAAACGCAGAATAGTTCCTAAAAATAATCACAAAAGAATAAGTTCTCTAATCAAAGAGAGATAAATCAAAGTGAAGATGCTACAGTAAGGGGTGTAAGCTTATGAAAAAGCCAAGTAAAAGAGAATTTAATAGCATGTCAAAAACAAACAGCGCCTAAAAACGAAATAAAGATCTAGTCCAAATCAGAACCCCACTTAATTCTCAAACAACATCCTTTTCCTTGCTATATACAGCTTCACTGACAAATATGAACAGCCTCATGTTTGTCTTTCAATTACCACTAATTGACAAACATGACTGACAAACATGACTGGTGATGACTCACGCAAGACCCAACGAAAAACCAGGTAAGTATATTACCTATGATCCCACACTCAAATGTATAAGGAATGAAAGAAGAAGAAATACAGTTAGCAGCTAACCCATGAGAGCCATGGTACAAAAATATGGTACGGACCATGGTTGCTTATTGCTTTAACACACAATATAGCGATATAGGGAAGTCACTGATTAAAAGTAACAGGCACAATGGAAGTGGCCAAAATCTCATTAACTTATACCAAACCCCAATTGTGGTTCGAGCAACTCTTACTACTTACATTCCAAATTTAAAGCTAATATCACACTATCCCCAATTCACAGGTCTGCAACATTAACATTGTGGTACTGCACAATTATTGAGATACGCGAATTGCATGTGCATTTTTCCTCTACTACCCCTGCAAGTAGAGCAACTAACAAACACCTCCCCACTTTCTCTCTCTCCCTAGGTTACCTCTATCTTAAAATAGAAATGTTGCAAACCCATATCCAGTTGATGAATGAGCATGGTGATTAAAGATTCGGACGTACACCGAGTCTGCTCCCTAACTAATTCTACTTCATTAAGTTCAATACTTACTCAATCATTtagtttacctttgattaaaataccgtcactaagaataaaaaaaaggaaagaaatgagtgggacggagggagtacttacTGTTTTCGGCCGAATTAATTCCAATAACAATAGCAATGAATATCCTCAGCTACCCGCACACATTAAAACACTCCACCTACTCATTTCAGCTCATTTAATCCCCTCATTCGCCCGATTTATTCCGTAAACTAAACACACGAAAATCGCTACACTACCTCTGGCACTCAAAACACTGTTTTCCAACTCTATAACCTATACTTTACTACCTCCGTCTCAATCAGTTATTTACGATAGAAAAAATCAAACATGAAAACAGCAGGAAATTCATGGTAATAAATACTCGTATTTAAATAAACAATCTGAGAAAAACTAAAGAGAAAATAAAATCGATAAATAAGGATGCTGACCTTGAGATACGATTGATTAGAGGATGAAATAATAAATTCGAAAAATAGAAGGATTGAATAGATGGATGGATAGATAGATCTAGGGTTAGGGTAAAGTGGAGGAGGTAGTGTTATTAGTTGATAAAAGGGGGATTAAAATTGGGGAAATGATTAAAAAAAGAGGATTAAGGAAGGTGGTGGAGTTGTTTAAGTATATGtaattatgtatatatatatatatttggtgAGAGAGTGAGAGAGAGGAGACAAAAGTTGGACAAATGTTGAGGAAAAAAAAGAGGATAAGGTTTTGGGAAGCTTTGATTTGCTTCATTGCGATGTCCAGCTGGCATTATAGGGCTGATTTACTCTGTGGTTGTATTTCACTCACGctcttattttttatttttgtgggGTTTCGACTTTTGGAGTTGTGTTATCCTACGAGTCCACCTTTGCCTTGTTTTGTTTCTAAGGGAAAAATATTAGGAATAATTGATAATAATCCGACATTTAACTCATCTTTCAATAATGATCTTACTTTTCAATAATCCGAAAATAAAATCAAATGGGTTTGgtggagaaaaaggaacatacatcggatgtactacttccaacttttttgttttttgagcatatatgtattttttttgagcttattcctcaaactttatttgtttttgagcatatatgtgtattttttgagcatattaaactttataagttagattttaatattttttccgtcaaaactcaaatttaactaaagttatagtaatatttttgagttttattgtaattttttagagcaTAATGTTTAAATGAATAAACTCATAAACTTCATAGTAAAACTcataaactttaaaataaaactcaaaaactttattagaaTGCTCATAAACTATAGAATTGGAggtaatacatcagatgtataatcctcttactgggtttggtgtggtggttgctcACCTGCCTATGGgaatggagcaaactctttggccagtcgtttacctcttcgtgagagcacCCGCGGCGAGGGGATTATACACAATAATCTCACCTTTTAGCTCCCTCTTCTAAatattctaatctcttcttatcACACTATATTTTAACCAACTTCGTGAAACGGCATAAAAAAATACTCTAAACAAAATGGCCTCTCCAAGTCTCCATGTGGGTTGATGTCGTGGTGGGAGCCTCGGTGTTCTTTGTCACCGTGGTGCGTCGAACTCCGGGTTGTTGCAACTGAGCTCGCCGGAGGAGGAGCGTGATGGTCGATTGGAGATTTGGAGGTCGAACTGGGTAAAGGAGCTCGGTGGTCGTGGGCTCGAATGGCCGTCGCACTCAGTTAATGCTCCGTTGGGTCGCCGTGTatcagaggaggaggaggcctgGTCGAGCCAACAGGTGATGGTCGAATTGAGGTTGATTAGGTGGTGAAATGAGGTGAATTTAATGGGCACAATAGTGGAGACGGAGCAACGGAGCTGGTGTGGTACTTCGGTGATTACAGTGGTGTGAATTGGTGAAAATGGTGGTTGGTTGATGAGTTCAAATTTGGTGAAGTGATGGGTATTGGGTGGTGAATTGGTGAAAATGGTGACTAGTGTGCGGTATTATGGTGTGTGTTGGGTTGATTGGTGACGGTGAGGCAGTGAGCCATGAATTGTCGAAGGTAAGGGAAAACAATCAACACAAATGAATTCATTTTGGGACATAttacaatcaaacatgtactccGTATTCAACATCTACAATAATATTATGGTGGATGATGATGATTGTTTTACTCCATTATGAGTTGTATTAGATAAAACTAGTAGCCTGTGAACTTAGTTTAGTTGGGGAAACTATATATCTTCAAGTATATGTTTATAAACGTTTTGTTTTAAAAGATTAAAAGTGAAATAAAAAGGGTTAGAATGAAGTAAGAAAGTTAAAACATAAATTTGAAGGCACCACATTAATCaatatatatctatctatctatattattaaaggaagtttTTTTCGAGCGACTACAGAGTCTCCAACATTAATAATATACTTACaagtaataaataaataaattaatattacaatgaTAAATCCATCAAGAATTCCATCGCAGATAGAAGATTAGCAGCAATCAAGTTCATGCCAACATCAAACCTTCTAACCTATATAAATCATAAATTTTAGTTGCAACTTGCCAACATCAATGTTCAATGTTTTCTTAGTTTATGCTAGATATAACATACGTAGTATAGTATAATTGATTGTTTTTCATCAATTTTAGTGTGTGGTTTGTTATTAACCTCCAATTTCCAAACTAattgattattttgttttatttgcaGGACATGAGAGTCTATAAATGAAGATATATGTGTTACCATTGTGCACAAAAGATAAAATTTTTTGTGGTCGttgatgagctcctatttctactaCTTTTTGGCACCattttgagctcatttggtaGCACTTGGTGACGGTTTTTGACGATTATTTAGCCAATTCCATGTGCTTCACCATTTAGCATGATTTCAAGTGAAGATTAAGAAGCCAAGAGATCGAAAGAAGTGTCCAAGGAAGAGCCAAGAACAAGCTTGAAGAAATACCACGAGAAAGCCTTCCAAAGGATCAAAAGAAGAACGAAAGAAAGACGCACTCCAGGaccaaactcgcaccgtgcgagtttcagACACCGAACTCGCACGGTCGAAAATTCCGGTTTCATGGTGATTTGTATTACGGGTCTTCCCTTTGTTCAGCCCATAATTATTAGGttacggtagactataaataggaTGTTTGCAAGTAGGTTAAGCATCTTTTgttcactttaattaatcaagttgtaatttgggaatattttcatcttttgaattgggtttagatctaatcatggagaactaatctcccttTCTTAATCTGACTCAAAggcttaatctttggttgtaagactccctaatctttccttaattattattattgttcttaatctcttgtgtttaattgcttaattttggaatccttgttagattattgtgattaagtgtgatttccttgttacataatctttccaagttccttaatttattgttgttgggtttattaagtgtgatttccttgtaatcccatgttgcaacaacttgttattagactaatgaatgtgatttcttcttggtttaattaaaattagagagattaagttgtgattgctcattaattgtgatttcattgtgagtaATTCCACCTATTAGATTCCTATTGCTTCATCTTCTTGTTAATGAATCTATTTGTGTGATTTCCACTAGAGGAAATGATAAGTTGGgtcaattattaagtgtgatttccttgtgattgacttctaattaagggaatttggagatttaatctcactaataggacaataatattgattagaaggattgattgaggggttttgtcaactaaagtgccaaaatttgggtcgggttaagtctctcttaatattgattaatttccTTCTTTAAATTCTTGATTGATTTCTTGCCttgcactcttgtttgaatttgtcTTGCTCTTGTTACAATTAAAACCaaaccaacccccccccccccccccccccttttacaTAATTGTTGTTACTTCTTTACAATTGTTCtaattactcttttaatttcact is a genomic window containing:
- the LOC141634518 gene encoding putative alpha,alpha-trehalose-phosphate synthase [UDP-forming] 7, coding for MMSRSYTNLLDLASGNFPVMGREKKRLPRVMTLLRGVISELDDDQANSVSSDVPSSIIQDRIIMVSNQLPVRAKRRPDNRGWSFSWDEDSLLLHVKHGLPEDMEVIYVGSLNVEVDLDEQDDVSQILLEKFKCVPAFLPNDIHTKFYHGFCKHHLWPLFHYMLPYSASHGTRFDRSLWEAYVAANKIFSQRVIEVINPEDDYVWIHDYHLMVLPTFLRRRFIKLRMGFFLHSPFPSSEIYRTLPVREEILKALLNADLIGFHTFDYARHFLSCCSRMLGLEYKSKRGYIGLEYYGRTVGIKIMPVGIHMGQIESVLRLADKEWRVQELKQQFEGKTVLLGVDDMDIFKGVNLKLLAMEQMLKLHPKWQGKAVLIQIANPARGKGKDLEEIQAEIQDSCKRINETFGRPGYEPIVFIDRPLSLSERVAYYTAAECVVVTAVRDGMNLTPYEYIVCRQGVSESDYGLSSSKPKKSMLVVSEFIGCSPSLSGAIRINPWNVEATAEAMNEAISMNDAEKQLRHDKHYKYVSSHDVAFWARSFFQDLERTCRDHFRRRCWGIGLGFGFRVVALDPNFRKLTIDAIVSAFSRSKSRAILLDYDGTMMPQTSINKTPSPEVMRIIHLLSEDPKNTVFIVSGRGRDSLGKWFSPCSEVGIAAEHGYFMRWSAESEWEICGQNCDFGWVQIAEPVMKLYTEATDGSYIETKESALVWHHRDADPGFGSCQAKEMLDHLESVLANEPVSVKSGQYIVEVKPQGVSKGLVAEKIFNRMEEIGKQADFVLCVGDDRSDEDMFEFIGGAINNGILSSNTSVFACTVGQKPSKAKYYLDDTLEVVNMLDALAEVSDPSPSIDIGSIDIGSGTPSPS